Proteins found in one Hemibagrus wyckioides isolate EC202008001 linkage group LG23, SWU_Hwy_1.0, whole genome shotgun sequence genomic segment:
- the xkr9 gene encoding XK-related protein 9 → MIVSDIKAMGFTKFRWICTFIGLVFSVVDIASDLLLSLQYFREQQYTWFALTLLFVLVGSLCMQIFSYCWFREDNNGEEGTESLTTNVGLLHLLHMGFFTRYYDLLKKSFSSVWRANSGTSTQMLFGLAADLSMLRLMETFLESVPQLLLQAYIMLEHQRTSKIQYLSMAVSFLNVAWSIVDYWRCLRRSLPNAEEMPGGIPTVVYLLYKTLTITARVLSLTMIIMLSSWNLLVLGSLWLAGTVWAHMIKTDFCTFRCLEELYRAIVGVILVFTFFNIKGKKTKKHMSIYYVLSTLHNFSAPLFLFLFMPKTVESDYFLPVTVFILTSNTMGLGFLILYYKALHPGNRVESDAVDGMVTLNTNNSSPSRRFDRFLS, encoded by the exons ATGATCGTTTCTGATATCAAAGCCATGGGGTTTACTAAATTCCGGTGGATCTGCACTTTTATTGGACTGGTCTTCTCAGTGGTGGATATCGCATCTGATTTACTGCTGAGTTTGCAGTATTTCAGGGAACAACAGTACACCTGGTTCGCACTGACGCTCTTATTTGTTCTCGTCGGCTCTCTGTGCATGCAGATTTTCAGCTACTGCTGGTTTAGGGAAGATAATAATGGCGAGGAGGGGACAGAATCGCTCACGACTAACGTCGGCTTGCTCCATCTGTTACACATGGGCTTCTTCACCAG GTATTATGATCTGCTGAAGAAGAGCTTCAGTTCTGTATGGAGGGCTAACTCTGGCACTAGTACTCAGATGCTGTTTGGGTTGGCGGCTGATCTGAGCATGTTGCGGCTGATGGAGACATTTCTGGAGAGCGTTCCTCAGCTCCTCCTGCAGGCATACATCATGCTGGAGCACCAACGCACCTCCAAGATACAGT aTCTTAGCATGGCCGTGTCCTTCCTAAATGTAGCCTGGAGCATAGTGGATTACTGGCGCTGTTTACGCAGGTCGCTCCCCAACGCAGAAGAAATGCCGGGTGGAATTCCTACAGTAGTCTACCTGCTTTATAAAACCTTAACCATCACTGCCCGCGTTCTGAGCCTCACGATGATCATCATGCTGAGCTCCTGGAATCTCCTGGTGTTAGGTTCCCTCTGGCTAGCAGGGACCGTATGGGCTCACATGATAAAAACTGATTTCTGCACGTTCCGGTGTTTGGAGGAGCTTTATCGCGCCATTGTCGGGGTCATTCTCGTCTTCACCTTTTTCAAcattaaaggaaagaaaaccaaaaaacatATGAGCATATATTACGTGCTCAGCACGCTGCATAACTTCTCAGCTCCCcttttcctgttcctgttcatgCCGAAGACTGTGGAATCAGACTACTTTTTACCAGTTACTGTTTTCATATTAACGTCTAATACAATGGGACTGGGATTCCTGATCCTCTACTACAAAGCTTTACACCCGGGCAATCGGGTCGAGTCAGATGCAGTGGATGGAATGGTCACATTGAACACAAATAATTCCTCCCCTTCCAGGCGTTTTGATAGATTTTTATCTTAA